In Lolium rigidum isolate FL_2022 chromosome 7, APGP_CSIRO_Lrig_0.1, whole genome shotgun sequence, the DNA window TGCGCCAATTTCCGTgctaaaaaactataggcactataaaatGGAACGGAGGAGTATATAATAAAGATACATAGTATACATTGAATCGGATAAACTTAAATGAACACATATATAACATAGTGATGTCATAAAGAGTACATCATAGTAGTACTTGATAAacaattatttgtattttttgcaTGTCTTCACACAAAAGACGCCTGCGGTCCCTCGTGGAAGTACGCGCCAGTCGGCCCATCTTCCGGCAACAGCACTACGCTGGTGATGTTGCGGGCGCCCTCCTCCGGTGTGAGGATCCCTGAGTTCCTCGTGATGTCTGTCCTCACGTAGCCCGGGTGTGCGCAGTTGATACGTAGCTCGGGGTGCCTCTTCGCCAGGATCCTTGAGTAGGCATTCATGGCAGCTTTGGCCACCTTGTACGCCGAGAACTCGGCCGGCCACCCTCGCGCATCCACCGCGCCGGCCTCGAAGTCTTTCAGGAACATGTCCAGCAGCTCGTCCAGCCTCTCCTCTGTCAGGTTGTTGATGTTGTTCAGCTCATTCTTCAGGTCCTCGCTCCTGAACAGCTGCGCGGCCGCAATGGAAAATCGTAATCCGGATTAATTTATGATGATCTCTTGTAGTTGGGGGCCGTGAAACCTATTTTAGTGTGATCTATGGTACTTACTCTTAGCAATCCGAAGTTAGAAGAGACATTGACGATCCTTCCATCGGACGAGGACTGGAGCAGGGGCAGGAGAGCTTCTGTAACCCGCTTTGTGCCGTAGTAGTTGGTCTGCACGCCCTGCTTTGCCTTCTCGTGCGTCTCTCGGCAGGTGCTCCACATCCATACCGTTCTCTGGTGAGCATCCATGCCATCGAACTGTCGCATGAACACACAACAAAGGAATGAAAAAATGTTCAGTCTTCTTTCCTCTTGCCACAAGCCAACCAATGAAAAAGTAGTACTACATGTTGAAATCTACCGTTTCGCCACCGGGCATGACACCATATACTGGATCAATCACATGCTCGATCCCGTCAGTCGCTGCATTATTCACCTACGAATCGGAGTGGTTATCAGTCACCTATCATGCCAAGATCTCAATACAAAAAAATATACTGTAGTACTCTATATATTATTTGCGAGGAAAACGTTGAGTAGCGCGGTTCTAAAGTAAGCAGGGCCGGCCCACAGGCCGGGCAAACGGTGCGCCTGCACTGGGCCCAGCAAGCCAGGGGCCCTAGCCCAGCTAATAGTTCTATTACTAGTAGTTTAATTTTGGTAAAGGCCCATGTGCAGCCCACGGTGCCCAGGCAGATCAGCACGTATGGAAACAATCACCGATCCATTGATTCTATCTTAAAGAAACAATCAATCGATTGCTCTGCTCGCGACTTCTCCTGTAACCTCTCGATGATTCGACCGCTCCCAATAGCCCGAGGAGACGACTCATCTCCTCGAGAACTCGACTCCTCCCCAAAATTCCTAAAACGGCGCCACCGCCTCTGTGCCTTTCAGAAGTTGCAGGCATTAATGGAGGCCGAAACGCAGCTCCATTCTTCCCAAAACTTCTCCCCTTCAATTCTCAACGGATGAAATAGCGGTTTGGGATTAGATTTTCCTGCCCTTACCGTGGCTCCTCAGACCTCAATCCACTTTTAAATAGCCCCCTCTTATATTCTTCAGGTCAAGCAGTCAAGATTTCCATAGGAAAAACGAAAAGTGATGGATTATGGTCTTGATTGGATCTCACAGACCGAGAGTGCTCATTGAGAAGGAAAAGAATACTAGTTCAGTTCGTGAGGGTGTGGTTTTTTTAGCTTGAAATATACTGTTTTGAGAGTTTGTTGTTGTGAATAGGGGCCCGTTTTTCTCATTTTGCACCAGGGCCCCGAAAAACGATGGGCCGGCCCCGAAAGTAAGGGATCCTCCGTGGTACTAGGAGATAGCGACAGATAGACTGTTCAAAAGAGGAAAAACATACCAGGATGTCAAGCTTCCCAAAACGGCTCTTCAGGAAATCAGACAGCCGAGTGACGCTGGAAGCATCCGTGATGTCCAGCTGATGAAATATGACATCTGAGTGCCCCAGCTGCTTGATCtgctccaccgccgccgttccccTCGTCTCGTCCCTTGCTGTCAGAACGACCGTGATGCCGCTGGCCGCCAGTTGCTTGCACACCTCTAGCCCGATCCCTTTGCTCCCGCCGGTGACCACAGCGATCCTGGCAACGGCAATCGAAAAACATGGTGATACCGGCGGTGAAGTTCAGACTATTCAGCAAGAAAAACATGGTGATACCGGCGGCATGTATGTACCTTGTGTTGGAGGACATCGGAATGGTTCCTTCCATCGTCAAACTTGCACGCAGTTCCAGCTCACAGATCGAGCCTTCAAATCAGAGTCGAGTTTCAAGTAGATTACTGGGATCCAAAAAAATCAGCTCGCAGAGATCAGGTCAAACACCGATCGGTGGAAGGAGTCTGCGAGCGCTGCGGAGCTGGAGGGTGTGTGGTCGGGCGGTGGAGCTGCGGTCACCTTTTGTAGAGTGATGAGAAGAGATGAGACGCGGAGGCGATAGCGGATATATACAAGTAAAATAAAGATCCACGACAAAGCGGCGCCGCGTCGTCTTTATGCACGACAATCACGAGGGAGCATCGTCGACAAGTAAAATAACGGAAATAATTTACGCATCTTGCTGCGCTGGCTGTGCCAAAACATATCGCCAACTGATTCGTTTTTCATTACAATCAGATTACGGAATTGCTTTACACACGATAATTTTCGTACGATCTCTGTCCGATACTTCCCACACAGCGCTACTTGTTCAATCTTCTGCCGAGTGCCCCATCCCCCGTCGGCCGTCGCAAGACCCAGCCCAACTTTTCTTTAAACCAGACAAAAACTTCGATTGATTAAGAAAAAAAAACCTGTAACATGTACAAACACGTTCAAGCCCCACAAGCCAATCTATGGTTCGCGCTTGTCTGTTTCGGTCGAggtctgcgcagcgatccaacaTATTTTTTTCTCAATAATATTTTTTATTAATAGAAAATTAATTTATATAGCGCCAAAAAATACTAGAAAATAAGACACTACCTAGGGTTCGCGCCATGGACACCTACTCCTCGTCGTCGGTGTCAACGAGGTCAACGAATATCGGAGGCGCCCAAGACCACGACCAGTATAGAGCCAGATGTAGTGTCGGCGGTGGCGGTGTTTGTGtgtgaggaggtggtggtggcagcgtAGCCACGGGAGGAGCAGGCGGTGTGCATGCTTGACTGCGACCAGGGTGACCAGAGGGGTCACTGGCCTGCCCTAAGCTAATGCGGAGTCCATTAGCTGGATGGCGAGGTCGTGCCACTAGGCGAGCTCGTCCAAATGGTTTTGCGCGATGGCTAGCTCGATCACCTCCTCCTTCGTGAGGTTTGGTGGATGGACCCCCGGGTTCATGCCGACGGCGGAGCAGGCGTCCCGCCGTTGTTGAAGAGGTCATTGTCGTGGTCCtcggtcttcgtcctcctcctcatcatcgtccagACCGACACCTCACTCCCGGTTGCCGAAGCTCACGTCGCCAAGGTAGCCCGTTCGCCGCCCTCCGCGTGTCCATTATGACCGGCGAGAGGAAGAAGCGGCGGCGGCTGATCTCGTCGCGCCGCTCGCGGCCCTTCGTATGTCCATTTTGACACAAACGGACATGTTTTCTCCGCCTCCCCAATATTCAAGAACAAcctcgaggccgccgcctcgacatTCACTGCAactgtcggtgctgcgcagcctccacgcgtcgccggcgttcgcacgccaccgcgcgttcccgcgctttcttcccgcctcttctcgcctcttcccgcgctttcttcccgacgccggtgtctataaaaggccctcccagctcaatggcagccaccacagccgccggcacccctttctccaccacaagcacagccctcgtcgctccaccgacgtctcctccaccaccagtgtgcaatgatgaaccgccccggcgatggccagttccctccaccgtcgtctcctccagcaccacctccacggcagaagaggcgcgtcagcgccggacggaggagatgagccagcggtgggctgatgagcgtcggcgccagcgcgaggagcgggagacgcggtaccgtgaacggcgggaggcgatcgagcgccggcgccctacgcatggagaggcggcgcgcgcagcaggagctgcagcggaggggaggcgacgatggtgcagggccgtcgaacgcaccgtcgGGCGGTCAATAGGACATCATTCaaattttgtaatatataatcaaatttgaatgaaaacctttattttcgtgcactaatatttatttggggattttgtttgggggacgcgattagggagcgacgtctcccaaacgcggcacaaacaaaacactttcccaaacgctcaatccagcgcCGTTTGTGGGACGGTTTGGGGTACGCGActcggagatgctctaaatacaaCCCAAAATCAGATTAAAACATTAATAGACTATTTTCTAAGCGTGCTCTGGGCTTGAGTTCTTCAACATTTCTTTTAGCGGATAGAAGGATGATAGCACAAGAGAAAATTTGGCTGGGCTTGGATTGGTAAGAGAAAAGGCAGACTCCAACCGTTGCCCACGTGAAGGACTGAAGGAAGCTGGCGCTACAAAGGATCGTACTGCTATCAAAGTGTCcatctcttttatttttctttgacaAAAAAGTCTCAATCTAAGCACGTAACAATCACAAATACATTTCATCAAGGAAACGTCGAATTGTAACGTTCTAGATCTCAAATTACCATTTATCATAAAAAAatgttgggatttctattttcgtgccctcgggtccttagttgtactcagttttccccagctccttagtttttcctcagttttccccaagcccttgtctgaacccgcagaaggagctcggacggaaggaatccgttaagttgaccgttccgtgctgacgagtggggtcgtgtcgtttgtggggtcgcgtcgtgtggaaccgcgtcgtgtggggctggtaggaagggaccgcgtgggacaggacgagaccatgtttgtggggccgtagcgtgtggagccgtgtgggtccgggacgggagcacgagtggtttctgtctctttcgcccagattagcagttttcaatgtacctttttcctctctctcgctcgatctctttcatatttgatagcccaaattggtagcaaatctagagcagcttgtccttctgttttttaacgccattcatttctttat includes these proteins:
- the LOC124676565 gene encoding (+)-neomenthol dehydrogenase-like — translated: MEGTIPMSSNTRIAVVTGGSKGIGLEVCKQLAASGITVVLTARDETRGTAAVEQIKQLGHSDVIFHQLDITDASSVTRLSDFLKSRFGKLDILVNNAATDGIEHVIDPVYGVMPGGETFDGMDAHQRTVWMWSTCRETHEKAKQGVQTNYYGTKRVTEALLPLLQSSSDGRIVNVSSNFGLLRLFRSEDLKNELNNINNLTEERLDELLDMFLKDFEAGAVDARGWPAEFSAYKVAKAAMNAYSRILAKRHPELRINCAHPGYVRTDITRNSGILTPEEGARNITSVVLLPEDGPTGAYFHEGPQASFV